The genomic interval TTGATTATAGAAGTAGCTCCTTATATCATCTCCCATGATGATTTTTAAGTTTCAAAAATATTAACTCCACTAAACCATGATCCAAAAACTTCATCTCCTACTGTCCCAACCTTAGTTTCTATATCTCTATAATAATTGTTCAAATTAACTTTTACGCTCACATTTCTACTATGAATAACAATTTCAAAATTAATTTTATATTATATTTTCATTACTTCAAACAGTATACAACTTGCTATAAAGAATCTATACAATTATCTCAAGTTCCTCTTCTACATTGCTTAAAATTACAAAGTCAACATTATTATGCAATATTTATTCACAAAGTATAAGAATATTTTTTATAGGAAGCCGTTTCTTAGATTAACAACCCCTTGTATAATTTTAACTCTATTATCTGGTCCTGTCCTTTTTCTTATATTTCTTTGATAGTCTTATTATAAAATCTAATAAATTTATTCTCGATTTCAAGCAAACATCCAAGATAATTGGTTCCTTAAACTTCACTACCTATCAAAAAGCTTTTCACACTCATATCAATACCTACGACTTCTCTTTTCTTATTTTAGTATTTAAGCACTCAAATACTACTCGAATAGCATTTATTACCAATATCGCTTACTTATAGTTAAATTCTTAATGATTTCACTATTTTTAAGGCCTCTATATAATTCATTCTCTATTATTTTACTTGAATTTTATACTGACTTGTATTTACACTTTAAGAACTTTTTTGTCTATTTCATAATGTTTCTTCTAACGACTTAGCCTCATATATATGCAAACTTAATATATCCGAACCTTTTATCAAAATATTTATCTTGATTAATAACTGAATATATTCTACATTTATATGCTCTACCGGCACCCATATGATCATTGAGCTTACAATAAATTCATAACAAGTAAAAACAAAAAAAAATCAACTTTTAACAATCACTGTATATATTCTATTAATCCTCCATCTGTTTTAATTAAAAATTATAGATATAAATGCATAAAAGATAAAATTACATCTTATCTTCACTTAATACTAAGTCCTACACACAATCTTTACAAAAATCAACTCTCACTGAATATAACTATGATAAAAATCCTATTAATTTGTTACTAAAATTTGCATTCTACTAATTATATAAAACCTTAAATACACTAACAAATTCAAAAACCATTGCTTCAATGGTAGACAATAAAAAAATGTTTGAATAAACACTATTTAAAAAATTATTTGTGGTAAGACAGTTATTGACTCATCTTTACTGAAAAATTTCTATCGATATTATTAAGAAAAACATACAAAATAAATGAATTATAACAATAAAAAAGTTTTCATCCAAAATTTACTAATCAAAAACACACCATTGACAAAATATAATGTTTAATATACAATATCCTCACAACTTTTTTTGAAGGAGTAAATCAATTGAAAATTTTATCAAAATCTCATAATAAAAAACAAAAAAAAAATTTCAATAATCATCAACATAAGTTAATAGTGTTAATATCTACACTAAATTATATGAATTTAACCTTAAAAAAATATACACAAAGTAATATACTTTACTACTTTAATAACAATATGAAACGAAATGGTCAAAAAATCATAAAAATTAAAACATTGCAGAGCTATTTATACAAATTAGAAAAAGAACTGCAGGTAACAATCAATTACTATAAACATCTAGGAAAAAATTATGGAACAGAAATTTATTATCAACTTAGATATCCTAAAAATAAATGCTATCACAAAATCAATTCATACTTTAAAAGAAAAAGAGAAAAAAAATTTAATGAAAGAGTTTACAAATATCTATGTTTAAAAAATATCAATGTAGAAAAATGGGAGTGTATAAATAATATAAATAATATAAATAATATAAAATCACAAAAAGGAGAAAACCACAATCAAAAAAAATCCAATAAACAATTAGACAAAACAAACAAATATTGTAATAAAAGCCAAAACACAATGGCAAAAACAACAAACAAAAAGGAAAACTCCAAAAAAGAAATTAGAAACAATATATTTAGCATATTACTTGAACAACTGAAACAAAAAACAGAAACTAAAATCTTAGCACCATTAATAAAAAACTACCTAGACAACACAAAAAATCTTAATTACAC from Borrelia coriaceae carries:
- a CDS encoding plasmid maintenance protein, translating into MKILSKSHNKKQKKNFNNHQHKLIVLISTLNYMNLTLKKYTQSNILYYFNNNMKRNGQKIIKIKTLQSYLYKLEKELQVTINYYKHLGKNYGTEIYYQLRYPKNKCYHKINSYFKRKREKKFNERVYKYLCLKNINVEKWECINNINNINNIKSQKGENHNQKKSNKQLDKTNKYCNKSQNTMAKTTNKKENSKKEIRNNIFSILLEQLKQKTETKILAPLIKNYLDNTKNLNYTKIINNQYYYDLLKILEKA